The nucleotide window gtttgtgtgagtgcgAGTGGCTTTATAATGCAACCAGTCCAAAGTCTTAGGTTGCAGGTGCTGTCTTGTAAACATGAGGCAAAACATTTATGTCtgccactttttttcttaattgatCCCAAATGTTTGTTCGAATTGGTTAGTATTCATTCACATCAGttaattaaaatgcattaaGGTATTAATAATTATACTAGTCAACATATATGACACACAGTGATCATACACAATGCATGAATATGCTGTGACTCATGGCCTCATGCTAGTGGAGAtgcaaaaacaactgaagtgaCTGTGAATAGGATAATCAACGTGTTACAGTTACACCTACAATCagtgtgcgaaataagggggagcaaaggggagctcGGCTCCCCTAGTAGTGACaggagctcccctggctggaaacattgtgaaattttgggggagccgtgcctgctcggtgccggccagcaccgcacagagtgcgtggccacccggtcaggtctgccggatctggttgattattattatcatttgattatagattgtgcaatgccgcgattcgcagttaatcgcgctgcacGCATTacaattttgcggaagcaggaggacggcatgatttacatcGTATCCACGTTCatgcgctgcgtgcgtgaccgtgcaccCCGGCTCCCCCGCACACCGTGGTATAATTCGCACACTGCCTACAATTACACTTTATGCAGTGCTGGTTACATTTTTGCTTGCTATGAAGgttacaataaaacataacagtCAGCCATGGAACACAGAAGTACGTAGTAAATATTTAGCTTTTCTGCTATCAAACAAGTAAAATATGGTAGCATGCAAAGCAGGACTATTGTGACACTGGACATGTATTTTTTGGATAGCTGCTTTAACTTAGAAGTCTCTATTGTGGAAAACTGACTGTAGCTTGTGTCAAAGAAAGGCAACTTTACCTCAATTGGATCAGAGGTTGTGCCATAAACATTATACTGTATCTTGTAATAAAGGTTGTCTGTTCTTGTAAGGCAAATTTCTGGTACCtgaaacatgcataaatttggtaATTATGAATGTCTTTAGCAGtcatttcatcagtttttttctaACCTGTGGCTGCTTGCTGCTCATGTCACTCAGGTGTCCAGTACTGTCACATCACTGCAGTTGGCTGTGGCTGAACTGGAGGCGGGGAATCTCGGCTTTGCTCTGCAATACAGTAAAGAGGCCATTTTGGCGTCAGAAAGAGCTTTCTTTGATCCCTcgctcctccatctcctctacTTTCCTGATGACCAGAAGTTTGCTATCTACATACCGCTCTTCCTGCCCATGTGTGTGCCTATTCTGCTGTCCCTGCTCAAAATGTTATCTGAGGCACGACAGAGACGAAAGGAAAAACAAGCCAAGAGGGACTGAGGCACAGTCTTGCACAGACTTGATGCGATGAAAATGTGGATGCAACTCAAAACGAATCGTGCACAAACTGTTAGTGGCcttgatattgaggtattttaatgaatgctGTGTCCAGGGAGCCCAGGAGGGCATGACAGAAGGTTCACTTGCATCACATCATGGAGTGGTGGGGGTGCAATTTATTAATgttgtattgttattttttctcgTTTTAAGGaaattactgtatttattttaggaTTTTAATGAATGACTGCTGCGTCTGTCTGACACTGAATAGTTGGAAGCTTGAGTTTTTGTAAATGTCAAGTTTTATATTTGAATCTCTGTTTCtattttaaaacaattaaacaattaaagaTTCAGTCGTACATCCTTCCATttgagatttttgttttctctgtaagCTTTGAACATTTAGAAAATAACTAGAGAACCAgaatttacaaaataatttattaggATTTAGACGCTATTTGaggttattttttaatttctcacaTTTTTGGAAATGCAAATCTAAGTCTATCAAAGTCATAATTCTCACGGAACTGCAATGTTTTCAGGACCCACATGTGCATTTCTGCAGAACTCATCATCAGTGATCTTTAACAGATTATTTTCTTGGGTACAAAAATTATTTGTCCTATTACCTGTTTGCTGTCTATGTTCAGGTACCTGATATAACAGTACAGAACTTCAGTTAGATATTGGTATGGATGTTGGACTCTTGAACACACTGTTTCTTATGGATAGCAACTGAATCCAGTAACTGAGGTTTACAAGAAAATTTTAACCTCCCTGCCATGAGACACAATCAAATGTGTCTTGTCCTTGATCTGTTTTTGCCATCATATTCCAGCCACACTGCCCTTGCTTGTGTAAATAACGTGTGTGAATCAGGCTGTTAACCCATTCCATTAATGCTCAAAAGGGTATTTGTTCATGGGCTCTCTAGCCTACAtttatcagtaaaaaaaattgcctgagtgtgtgatttatttattattttcagagagtcaaatgtagtttttgcttttgtgtatCAGACTTCAATGCCTTTACTGAACAACCTGTAGTCCTATAGATGTGCTAATGCACGTCTTATTCACTCAAACAAGTGCACCTAACAATTTTGCAGTTAAATGTCTTTTGTTCGGAGCTCCCAAGGAGTACATGAAGGCAACATAGTATACAGTTAGCAATTgtattgaaaaatgtaaacagcaaaTTAACGTtgtccagttcagttcaattcacaGCTGAACATCAGTCTTGTGTGTTGAGTGTGATAAGGCTGAGATTAATTACCACCAGCAACCATGGCATTTAACGGCTTCGAATTGGTTTGAACGCGAAAACACTTTCAAGTCAGTGCGTTGTAGCAAAGACTGTTTTCCGAGCTTTACCTGAACGCAGCAGCGCGGAACACAAATACGATGACGTATGGGCCAGTCTTTCTCTCATTGGCTGCAGCAGTTTCCCCCTGCTCGGCTAGCTAGTTTAGCTGGTTTGGCTCTGGTGTAGCTAGTTCAAGCGAgcgttgttgtgttgtttgacaTTGTGTTCCCAGGATTTTACTCATCGAAGATATACCCGGAACGTAATGTAAACAGACAAGCGGTCGCAAACGCTGATTTTTACCTACATCCAGTGGACGAAAACCCAGCCAGTGTTGTTGACAGGGTTGCTAACTGAATTGGTGCCGTTAGCGCTAgttagctttgtttttgttgtcaacAGAAATTTAACTAGCGATGTCTGGCGGAGGTGTCATTCGCGGACCAGCAGGCAACAACGACTGCCGAATATACGTCGGGAATCTCCCCCCGGATATCCGCAGTAAGGACGTAGAAGATGTGTTTTACAAATATGGGAAAATCCGAGACATCGATCTGAAAAATCGAAGAGGAGGACCGCCGTTTGCCTTCGTGGAATTCGAGGACCCGAGGTAACCCGCAAGCCCGTCCGTGTTGTGTCCCTCCTGTTTCATAGATGTTCAAGTATGTTATCATAAAATATAtctgatgtgtatgtgtgtgacctGCAATGCATCAAACATTACAGCAAGGGTAAGATAAATGATGTCACGGATTGGAAATAATGGAAAATATTGCTCACCATTACGTTCAATATAGGTCGAGCAATTCTTCGAAAGCAATGGCATTTTTCTTACCACTAAAATCTTTAGAGAGTGTTAACTGTCACATCTCCTTTATGCCAGGCACTTAAGGCCAGGCCACTTAATTCAATTTACATATCTTAGAGGACAAAGCTGTCAATTTATGCAAAACATGGAGGTGCATTATTCATGGCAGTGAGATATTTTGTGTTGTGATCAGGGTCATAAATGCACGATATTTGCAGGATAATGCAGGGCATGTAGCAAATTGAAATTTCCACTTAATAATCAATAGCACGCATTTGAGTGAATCCATGTTATATTGTTTAGCTCAGGTATGAATGGGATGATTTCTCATTCTCCCAAGGTTTGTCAAAGTCGGCCAATAGTTTACACATAATGTTTTCCTTAAATATGTGCCTGTGGACTTGACAGATGACCCTGGGTGGGTCAGTCACATTTGTAAAAGCTCTGTGCGgcccatgtttgtgtgtttgatgagGGGCAACTGTGTGGTTTCACAGGGATGCTGAGGATGCTGTTTACGGACGTGATGGTTATGACTATGATGGCTACCGCCTGCGGGTTGAGTTTCCACGAAGTGGACGTGGAGGTGGTAGAGGAGGTAGTAGTGGAGCAATGGGAACCCAAAGGGGAAGGTATGGTCCCCCTTCAAGGCGCTCTGAGTACAGGGTTAATGTCTCAGGTGGGTAATCTGTTCCTGTGACAGCACTTTCTGGTTATCTCTTTATCACTTTTATATTCAAATTTTTGTTTTCCCAATCTCTTTCCGAACTCCTCATCCCAGGTCTTCCCCCCAGTGGGAGCTGGCAGGACCTGAAGGACCACATGCGAGAGGCAGGTGATGTATGTTATGCTGATGTGTTCCGTGATGGCACCGGGGTGGTGGAGTTTGTACGCAAAGAAGACATGACCTACGCTGTCCGCAAGCTGGATAACACTAAGTTTCGCTCTCATGAGGTAGGTCAGGGTCACAGTCTCAGGCTAACTCAACAAGGAATAGATCTGGGACTAGATTTTGGAATTGAAAAGGTCTCTTAAGGTAAGCCCTCAAGAGAAACTTGGAATAATCCAgttaaagaaagaaggaagacaCAATAATTGGAAAGTAAGTAAAACCCAGCTTTAAGGCTGTTAACATATTGCCCGATGGTAATCCTGGATCCTTGCTAATCCTTGCTTGATTCTGTGCAAACCGTATACTGCTGTGGCTGCACAACTGAGGCAAATTATGCCATAAGTATTGAAATCCACAAGTTTTCCGCCCCCAGTGCACAGAAATGAAGCCTAATGTCAATTCTGGAGTCGTGTCCCAAACCATTCACTAGGAGCCTCATCAAATGGCCACTTAGGCTGAATTTTTCAACTTTTACATTGAtctaattaattttgaaatctGAGACAGCACTTTAATGTCCATTGCCATTGGGTGACATCTTAAAACCTCCAACTCCACCTTAAAAGGTTAAGTGGTCCTACCTATAAGTTGTGAGTTTAATCATAAGACAGGTGTTTGACTGCAACCGTTTTTGTTGCAGTCTAGTGGCTCTGCCTTGGCTAATGTTCTGGAAAATCACAGTTCAGACCTCAAGTcttgttttctgattttttttttttttttgtcacatggTGGTTATGTCcttcagcacaaaaaaacaggccCACACCTCCACACAACCCTGTGGGAAGGTGCTGAATTCAGTGTGAATGCAGTTACCTCATTGATGAAAGGGaagctgctgtaacacacatatgcatgaaaacattacctgtctctctgtcactcatttACTCACCCCACACACCGTCACACACCGTCCACACACCCCACTGTCCCATGTTCACCAGTGACAGAGCACCTAAGCCGTTCAAAAAGCCagggaaaagtttgaaaagggtCAACATAATGGTTGTGGTGGTTACTTGCAATCCCCTGTGCGTGGGCTTGTCAATAAAGTTGTATTGCAATATTGTGGTTATCACGACCGCCCTAATCCTGGTGAATCTGATGTATATGTTTTCTTCTTGAATGTAACATTGTCTGTGACCACACTGAGACAAATACAGGCTCAGCACTGATGAgagggtttgttttgtttattcatgtataatttttttttcctgtttgttttgtacgCTAAACAACTATTTCATTATGTTGTCTGTCACCATATGACTGCCGGCATCTGTTCCCTCTGTGGACTGGCGTCTCATGAAGCAGCTCTTTTCCCACGtgtgcttatttgtgtgtgtgtgtgtgtgtgtgcatgtgtttaggGAGAGACAGCCTACATCCGTGTGAAGGTTGATGGTCCTCGCAGCCCCAGCTATGGTCGCTCTCGCTCCCGCAGCCGCAGTCGAAGTCGGAGCAACAGCGGGTCACGCAGCTACTCCCCACGCCGCAGCCGAGGGTCTCCATGTTACTCTCCCCGGCATTCCCATTCCCGCTCCCGCACCTAGACACACCACACCGTAATTAAACCACCCAGCCAGCTCAACCCAACAACGCACCTCAGCCCGGGGGAGAGAAACTTCATGACACGGAACAAATCCTGTATAGTCCCCATGGACCATCTGCTGTGTTAACCGTTTCTCTTGTtgtgtgttcctgtttttcCAGTTCTCTATTGtggttttcattttggtttcCATTTTGGCAGACTCTTATTTGACCAGATCAGGCTGGAATTGGCTGAAATTTTCTGGTCTGTGATTTTTTGCCCCTGTCTTACCTCTCCCCCCCGACCccaaacccccacccccaccctcccaccttTGAACGTCTCTGCTCTTCTAACTGATCTCTCCTCCTTTCTATGTAACTTTCCTCCACCGATTCCAGGAGGTGTGTGAAAAGGAATGGTACCTTTTTTTAGGTTGCCATCATTGTATGCTTTTATGTTGTAGTTGTTATGTTGTGGGTGGGAGGCTCTTCACTTTGTTTGGCCTTgcatttattattgtattttgacCTTCTCGTGTGTCTCTCTGTAGAGTTCAGAGGAGCAGGATAGGATGggacagaggaaaaggaaacacAGTTCATATTAGGataaacaggaggaggaggagtcaaaTATGGCACCAATGGTATGACGGCTGTGGCCTCTCAACTCTGAAATCTACATAAGgctttagttcttttttttttcctttgtaaatTCTGAACATATGCTTGACAGTAGTCGAGCACTGTTATTGAATGTTTTCAGTAGTAACAAttgagttttgttttgccatgctATAGCTGTTGTAGTTACTTCTGCATGCCCCTTTTATAGTTTAGTGTAAAAGCAAAGTTACTTGCCTTCTGTCAGTACCCCCCTATGGCCCAGTGGTTCTGCTCACCAGTCCTGCAATTTttacaagagaaaaagaaaaagaaagttgtATCATTATGGCATAATTTCGCTGTATGTATTTGATATACTACTTTATGCTGGGAGACCCAATggtctgtatttctgtttttgctcatgtttcagTATCCAGAATAATTaagtaggtgtttttttttttgttgttgttttctgttcttaGTTGTcccatttttgttttccctggTGAATGCTCTCCTAGATGCATTTAATGacaaattttcatttaatttgttttggttttttttttttttttaaatatgtgaagGTGTGATTCTAACTTGCCTCCTTCTCTTTGGTTCTGCTGGTATTGAAGGTTTGGACTGGGCTCATTGTCTCCCCATTCCGGAGCCGGATCAGGATTCAGGATCAGATCAGGATTAGGATTAGGCTTCAGGATGGATACATGGAGCAGGAgcatggcagcattttaccGGGAGAGGATCCCGACCCCTGGCCCAGCCTACATAACCCCATCAAACCGGAATCATTGTAGTACACTATTCAATTTCAATTGGCTTTCACATAGtcaaaagaatttttttttccttttttttttttgtgcgggACCTCAGAGACGCATTCACTGATGGGATCCTGATGAGAGATTATTTTTGtcagatataatttttttttttttttttaaattgaaagaAAGCGGAGCAAAACTCGGATCAAAACGAGGAGGCGGGCTGGGAGGTGCAGAATGGATCCACGCACGTAAGGAGAGTGGTAAATAGTGGGCAAacagtggaggagggagggaagagggaggactGGGAGGTAACAAGGGAATGTGTTGTTAATgtggtttgcattttttttctaggacATTCTTTTTCTGTGAGGAGGATGAGCTCTCATTTTGCTAAGTATAATCTCCATTATCTTGAAGCTTTGATCTGTGTCAATAAAAGTTAATTCATTAATagttaaatgtttgtgtttctcttttcagTATTTTGCACATCTACAGTAATCACTTGAGTCATAGATTATGATATACATGTCAAGAGGACAGAGAAACTTGCAGTTTACAGTGTCTACAGCTTTAGACTTATATTAATCTGCCTAGATTGAGTCTTTGATTTGCAGGTGATCCAGGACCTTTCATCAGTGCATGTTACACATGAGAGGTCGATCAAAATGCAATATTCAGCTTCCAGTGTACCCCAAATAAGATTTACCTCTCTCTGATCTTTACTAAAGCTAACATATTACCTGTTCTTGTATTACAGTAGAACCCACTTTAAATGTTGAAATTTAATTATACCTATGACGTGTTAACTAAATCAAAAATTGTGCTTGAAGCAAATACACTAAGCTGTAATGTACTAACTGAAGCAGAATTCCCTGTATTCCTGAAATGATGGACATTTTAATGAGTTAGTCACATAAACATTGAATGAAATTTCACCGGTCAGCCATAAGCCAAAAAGTTGTTAACTGTGATAATATTTGATGATCACAAGTAATTCCAAAAAGCTTAAAAATGAGCTCAAGTATTTTGTGATATTCTTTGCTGGAATAGCTGTTGGCAGACAAATGGACGAAACCCCCCAAATAGGAATTTAACACCTACTTTAAATTCATATATTGCAGTAACTATGTATTTTGCCAAACTGCATAAAAATGCCTCTGGTATGGCACAGACTTTTGAGCACCTTTTTCCCCCGGATGCAGCAATTCCCTGTGATGTAAAGCAAAAGGCCTTTTTCCTGCAGCTTACTGATAACATCAAGCATAAAGAGGGTCTCAGGTGTCATTGAGGTTTTGTtggttgtgttttctgtggtccACTGAAAACTATGCAGTGGtggaataacaacaacaataaaatgggACACAATCAAAGGAAACCAATGATGTTCATAGGCCTTGAAACACTAAAAACTCCTCCATCCACTGCCTTGTAATTTACTGCTGGATTTGTGTGCACATTGTACTAGAGTAACCACTGTAATGCTATCATACAACAGATATTAACAGTGTTTGCCTTGCGTCGTCTGTGGACTGTTAGCTGACAGCTTTTGAGTATTGGGATCAATATTATAGAATCAGCCTAATCACCTGGATCGATCAGGTGAtttggagggggtggatggCGAGGGGGTGCAACGGTGCATTCTGGGTGGAAATAAGATGCAGGCAATGGCCCGCTAGAGGAAAACGCCAGCAACCGGGTGGAGGCTCCGCATCAGCCAATGAGAGAGCCGATGCAGTGCAGTGGGCGGGGCAGAGGCGCACACGTAGCTTGTAGCAACATAAATGAGCGACGAGCCAAACGCTCAGCTACGCAAAACGCACCTACACGCAGAACTTCATTGATACACGGTAAGAGTCAATTGCATGATATTATAGGTACAGGTATTAGTGTTGAAACTGTATAGTATCAGCCGGCGACAGGAGATGGTTTCTGCTGTTGGTGTGCGGCGTTTTGGACCGAGCCTCGAGCCTGCTCAGTTTGTGCGCGGGTGTTATAAAGTTGAGTGTTCAGTGTCAGCGGGGTTTGGGGAAGTTCAGCTTTCTGGGGCTGCAGCGGCGGAGAGAGGGGCTCTGGTGCAGTGTGTTGCACCCACATGAGCACCCTGCGGCGTGcctctatcactgtgtgtgtgtgtgtgtgtgtgtgtgtgtgtgtgtgtgtgtgtgtgtgtgtgtgtgtgtgtgtgtgtgtgtgtggcagcgtGCCTGGCTACTCATCCCAGCAAGTTGTCTTTCACTATGAGTGGGCAGGTGGCCACGACAGATAAGTCTTTATCTTTATGTGAAAACCACCTAGGTGGGTCACTGTCATTCAGTGTCAGTACTTCTGTCTGTCAGATGTGAACACGAATATTACCGAAGCAAAACCACTTGTGCAGCACTTTTCCGACCCCCTGCAAAGTTGTTCAATTTAAAGATTAAGTCCTGGCGCATGTCACCATTATCCTCTCTCCTTAGATTAGTTTTTATGTCACTGAGCTGATACGCAGCTGTGCTTGGCTCGAAGTGGACACAATAGGCAGCGAGATGCCTAAAATAATTGAAACCAAAGATGTGGTGCACCTCTACAGTTTCATCGACTTACTGCAGGCCTCCTCTGTGCCTGCGTCTCCTGCACCGCTGTTCCCAATGCAAACAGGGAATTGCTCTAACACTTGAGTTTTGATTTACACCTGCTAGATGTATTGGTCAGCCCACACTACTGCCTGTAAAAGTCACAGGGACCGTGTCACCTGGTTGTGACATGGTCCACTGCTTATTCAGCAATCCATTCAGCGTTTAAAATATATTCCCACACTCCGATTATGATCAATAGCCctattaaaattatatgtatttatcaagtgtgcatgcatttgcatttacT belongs to Myripristis murdjan chromosome 14, fMyrMur1.1, whole genome shotgun sequence and includes:
- the srsf1b gene encoding serine/arginine-rich splicing factor 1B, which produces MSGGGVIRGPAGNNDCRIYVGNLPPDIRSKDVEDVFYKYGKIRDIDLKNRRGGPPFAFVEFEDPRDAEDAVYGRDGYDYDGYRLRVEFPRSGRGGGRGGSSGAMGTQRGRYGPPSRRSEYRVNVSGLPPSGSWQDLKDHMREAGDVCYADVFRDGTGVVEFVRKEDMTYAVRKLDNTKFRSHEGETAYIRVKVDGPRSPSYGRSRSRSRSRSRSNSGSRSYSPRRSRGSPCYSPRHSHSRSRT